A window from Temnothorax longispinosus isolate EJ_2023e chromosome 1, Tlon_JGU_v1, whole genome shotgun sequence encodes these proteins:
- the Ssb-c31a gene encoding RNA polymerase II transcriptional coactivator, translating into MPKSKEYLSDSDDSSSEEEVKSKKKQKREREEDEEKEAKKEKKPAKKPKTDDEDSIWDLGNNRQVNVRNFKGKYYVDIREMYYDKDGDLKPGKKGICLTMQQWRKLMDVVEEVDKVAKSKS; encoded by the exons ATGCCGAAGTCAAAAGAATATCTGTCTGACAGCGATGACAGCAGTAGTGAGGAg GAAGTAAAGTCGAAAAAGAAGCAAAAGAGGGAAAgggaagaagatgaagaaaaagaggcgaagaaagagaagaagccGGCGAAGAAGCCGAAAACAGATGACGAAGATAGTATTTGGGACTTGGGTAACAATCGTCAAGTAAATGTGAGGAATTTCAAAGGCAAATATTACGTCGATATTCGGGAGATGTATTATGACAAGGATGGCGATTTAAAACCTGGGAAAAAag GAATATGCTTAACAATGCAACAATGGCGAAAGTTAATGGATGTTGTGGAGGAGGTGGATAAAGTGGCCAAGTCAAAGAGTTAG
- the LOC139816006 gene encoding uncharacterized protein isoform X5 → MVGEGNTSIMAELNNAIKSIVEATESDPVFEKFIDEIIGPHTETDTSPEEDGEGKLSPKSVNEAQEKQMEVEASVSNVGSPEPVVIDTKVSAEDGTADVPLKHRLRSSSRQQYNRIEDEVDKARDQEKDQIALEDQNAAAVLSIINANIVNSVPDSGKRTLDTKEIITTDDSNEQKMQTMQIPLINKNDAIKPLTATNVQKTNVTQLQIQPKVKKSTVKRPRPTKPKRDQTAINNQSSSVQSDTIQPITEHEIMAMPTLIVCSQEEVNNFLINRSSTITSTSTSRFIPIAPKDSDSINKGTAETLYLRAVNVAQKVPAVKTLPSLVEEPNDPANQVGLLQSTRKNGNVNKRLKTIHKTDATVPIITIDQQVLNRPLEPVQNGKIVGGESITLYGNDETSAKTSLDSTNMPMINLEENISLSESGLSPYLKFNCSKTNQSHNLSDIDLAPVMESAANPTTNNNKSTRSPKNVDIITKRTPKSLLKSRSKNHRLSLSTPRKRNSHVRALDFSTPTRTTSSTRKTRGDTPFTSAKRLKSVCRTTLFRSPSLSSTSAQKQKSPMKVNQSYRIPIATRSPAPKLMGGWDKYNGVGVIIGEVSPHGSTSASCSSSEDRIIQHKPSKPLAGNWDADLRRNIESNKGDEKDKPEIKEPVKRRRNSIKDRNDVICKKTKYNSRSKSNERKSCGKLKVNRKLKHNAENTNGSEENSQENIITESQNNEKENITEATVNPVSSSTNKSDKISESTNTCETSAKTNSTSAPTSGAVAVETKPVKKYVQLTTIATNLSRKSDNGKVKNMEIAQMSEVSRIISVDSTQHILPDMISLETPRKFDNISGPPPTPRVLSPSSNLITPFIKVSEDSTKIRSFITTPEFPITPGVALTPKEETTRDILKRGEYNSPYYKPTSEQAQDSDLKVSKPKDSSTQESPILSSSHIKLHSTHNSLISGNQTCTSSKLEITEFEVIKENLPREEAIREFKIASKDSGIVAELNASIVIDHHVDLIQVNEIKGVGEHRETIIDANYVNDSHNDSVASSSSSSSSSSSSSSSSSSTSSSSNTSTNTCSPNGKCDKASSKMSTDISSDFAEKSINAPKDTHDVAAIPSDACKKSDSAIEAESSPKKVFAITKTDDQLKDTLKETPVKDETLLNEADISETPSSSKSGVETINLTTRISAIMTEDENLSRSNKSSKSSGKIQINKSRAQPKIIDIQCIRPGSVKFIQPPKPIQNEPEREQSTLMHDKLMQHRQLLEEKRQRIMAKIRDNSKLNLPSGTKRKCILTGKTADTLKKFGRGKRIIRPPARYARDVNKNTEPQDNRQETSRKSTRRKYESQKQNLVNKCNDNEEETTNRVAASKSTNPSLTNYGNNSNKPLDDYTTKQLHESNVCENNVIENCMSESTQPRNSLSKDQDHLKDMPDSKENTEKNCNVKSVDKEGTGETFNNTTVQKKILKKERNSGKYIVVQETLAPDKVKNDQTEDKASKLRQFPNNIDKSDNKILRFKVDQVKRDLFSDEENDHKTSSTVSAKDDKTKKIADAETQNADEASDKKENANVENPKQELSTVLQCLQLVPASKKEQSNNGKNQTEKQHKEQSELESDGDGESHQMVDVHNGIKAEYHFVYDDSVPMKKRRRRYSAHELQIKINHADFSNSNPVECIKIMKATELEEIFNRPPKKRTASKKSRTKNEKVCETPNFQADKDVLNLKDDTTKPLATSSPIDEPSRAKTNKTIIKTAAANKTNNNTQSDARKKQKPDKHQEKVTDTTTKSRKRKLSEARETKPVEKKCTTDPQILLSNLDEVDLNKFLSTVHGPE, encoded by the exons GCCGCACACAGAAACTGACACAAGTCCAGAGGAAGATGGTGAAGGAAAGCTAAGCCCAAAGTCGGTTAATGA AGCACAGGAGAAACAAATGGAAGTGGAAGCAAGTGTGAGCAATGTTGGTTCACCAGAGCCAGTGGTAATAGATACTAAAGTATCCGCGGAGGACGGTACAGCGGACGTGCCTTTAAAGCACAGACTTCGTAGTTCTTCAAGACAACAATATAACAGAATTGAAGACGAGGTCGACAAAGCAAGGGATCAAGAGAAAGATCAAATCGCTTTGGAAGATCAAAATGCAGCCGCGGTGTTGAGTATTATAAATGCCAACATTGTTAATAGTGTGCCTGACAGTGGCAAAAGAACTCTTgatacaaaagaaataataaccACAGATGATAGTAATGAacaaaaaatgcaaacaaTGCAAATACCTTTGATAAATAAGAATGATGCTATAAAACCTTTAACAGCGACAAACGTACAGAAAACTAATGTTACACAACTGCAAATACAGCCCAAAGTTAAAAAGTCCACGGTAAAACGACCAAGACCCACGAAACCCAAACGCGATCAAACGGCCATTAATAACCAATCCAGTTCTGTTCAGTCCGATACAATTCAGCCCATAACAGAACACGAAATCATGGCTATGCCAACGTTGATAGTGTGTTCGCAAGAAGAggtgaataattttttaataaatcgctCATCAACTATTACATCGACTTCCACTTCGCGTTTTATTCCGATTGCTCCGAAAGATTCAGATAGCATTAATAAAGGAACTGCTGAAACTTTATATCTACGGGCGGTCAATGTAGCGCAGAAAGTACCGGCAGTCAAAACACTGCCGTCTTTGGTAGAAGAACCGAACGATCCTGCGAATCAAGTGGGATTATTGCAATCGACAAGGAAAAACGGTAACGTGAACAAACGattaaaaactatacacaAAACTGACGCGACAGTACCCATCATCACTATTGATCAACAGGTATTAAATCGTCCGTTAGAACCGGTGCAAAATGGTAAGATCGTCGGAGGTGAATCGATAACGCTTTATGGCAATGATGAAACTAGCGCTAAAACATCATTGGATAGCACCAACATGCCTATGATCAATTTGGAGGAAAATATCAGCCTGTCGGAGAGCGGACTTTCTCcatatttaaagtttaattgtaGCAAAACCAACCAAAGTCACAATCTTTCGGACATTGATTTAGCACCCGTGATGGAAAGCGCGGCGAACCCTAcgacaaataataacaaaagcaCGCGGTCACCTAAGAATGTCGATATTATTACTAAACGCACGCCGAAATCCCTGTTAAAAAGTAGATCCAAAAATCATAGATTAAGTTTATCCACGCCGCGTAAACGAAACAGTCACGTAAGGGCGCTCGACTTTAGCACTCCTACGAGAACGACGAGTTCCACTAGGAAAACGAGGGGGGACACACCATTCACATCGGCGAAACGTTTGAAATCCGTTTGTAGGACTACATTATTCAGATCACCGTCGCTTTCCAGTACTTCCGCTCAGAAACAGAAGAGTCCGATGAAAGTTAATCAGTCTTACAGAATTCCCATAGCTACTAGAAGCCCCGCGCCGAAACTCATGGGAGGCTGGGACAAGTATAACGGCGTTGGTGTCATTATAGGCGAGGTATCTCCACATGGTAGTACCAGCGCGTCTTGTTCCTCCTCCGAGGATAGAATCATTCAACACAAGCCATCTAAGCCTCTTGCGGGAAATTGGGATGCCGATTTACGCAGGAATATAGAATCGAATAAGGGAGACGAGAAAGACAAGCCGGAGATTAAGGAACCAGTAAAGAGGAGAAGAAATTCTATTAAAGATAGGAATGACGTGATATGTAAAAAGACTAAATACAATTCACGATCGAAGAGcaacgagagaaagagttGCGGTAAACTGAAAGTGAACAGGAAGCTTAAGCATAATGCGGAAAACACCAATGGATCGGAAGAGAATTCCCAAGAAAACATAATAACAGAATCgcaaaataatgagaaagaaaatataacggAAGCTACTGTTAATCCTGTAAGTTCCAGTACAAACAAATCTGACAAAATTTCGGAATCGACCAATACTTGTGAGACGTCGGCAAAAACGAACAGTACAAGCGCACCCACCAGCGGTGCGGTAGCAGTTGAAACGAAACCTGTAAAAAAGTACGTGCAATTAACGACGATAGCGACTAACTTAAGTCGGAAGTCTGATAACGGGAAAGTAAAAAACATGGAAATCGCGCAAATGTCAGAAGTCTCGAGAATTATATCCGTGGACAGCACGCAACACATTTTGCCCGATATGATAAGCTTGGAGACACCTAGAAAATTCGACAACATATCCGGTCCTCCGCCGACACCGAGAGTACTAAGTCCCAGTAGCAATCTAATTACACCGTTTATCAAGGTCAGCGAGGACTCCACTAAAATACGTAGTTTCATCACCACCCCGGAATTCCCGATAACTCCGGGCGTAGCTCTGACACCGAAAGAGGAGACGACTAGAGATATTCTAAAAAGAGGCGAGTACAATTCCCCGTACTACAAACCCACCTCCGAGCAAGCTCAAGATTCTGATTTGAAGGTATCTAAGCCTAAAGACAGCAGTACGCAAGAGTCACCCATTCTATCTTCGTCgcacataaaattacattcgACGCACAATAGTCTTATTTCTGGTAATCAGACGTGTACTTCCTCCAAACTAGAGATAACGGAGTTCGAAGTGATCAAGGAGAACTTGCCGAGGGAAGAGGCTATCAGGGAGTTTAAAATTGCGTCCAAAGATTCAGGAATCGTGGCAGAACTCAACGCTTCGATTGTAATAGACCACCACGTGGATCTGATACAGGTGAACGAAATTAAAGGCGTAGGTGAGCATCGAGAAACAATAATCGATGCCAATTATGTCAATGATTCTCACAATGACTCTGTGGCAAGTAGCTcttcgtcatcgtcatcgtcgtcgtcatcgtcctcTTCATCATCATCTACGTCCAGCAGTTCGAATACATCGACGAATACGTGTTCGCCGAACGGGAAATGCGATAAAGCCTCAAGTAAAATGAGCACGGACATCAGTAGCGATTTCGCGGAAAAAAGCATTAACGCACCGAAAGATACACATGATGTAGCGGCTATACCAAGCGACGCATGTAAAAAATCAGATAGCGCGATTGAAGCGGAATCTTCGCCGAAGAAAGTGTTCGCGATCACGAAAACTGACGATCAGTTAAAGGATACGTTGAAGGAAACCCCCGTTAAAGATGAGACTCTATTAAATGAAGCCGATATTTCGGAAACGCCCAGCAGCTCAAAAAGCGGAGTAGAAACGATTAATTTGACGACAAGGATATCGGCGATTATGACGGAAGACGAAAATTTATCAAGATCGAACAAGTCGTCCAAGAGCAGCGGTAAAATACAAATCAACAAATCGCGGGCACAGCCAAAGATAATAGATATACAATGTATTCGACCAGGATCAGTGAAATTCATCCAGCCTCCGAAACCGATTCAAAATGAACCCGAGCGCGAGCAAAGCACGCTTATGCACGACAAGTTGATGCAGCACAGGCAGCTACTAGAAGAAAAACGACAACGTATCATGGCTAAGATCAGAGATAATTCCAAATTGAATCTTCCTAGCGGGACGAAGCGTAAATGCATTTTAACTGGCAAAACTGCCGACACTCTGAAGAAGTTTGGTAGAGGAAAGCGAATTATACGTCCGCCGGCAAGATATGCCAGGGATGTTAATAAGAATACAGAGCCGCAGGACAATCGACAGGAAACCTCGAGGAAAAGTACGCGAAGAAAATACGAATCGCAAAAACAGAATCTCGTGAACAAATGCAACGATAACGAGGAAGAAACGACAAACCGAGTTGCCGCATCGAAAAGTACAAATCCTAGCTTAACAAATTACGGGAATAATAGTAACAAACCGCTCGATGATTATACGACAAAACAATTGCACGAAAGTAACgtttgtgaaaataatgtaattgaaAATTGTATGAGTGAATCCACGCAACCGCGTAATTCCTTATCAAAAGATCAAGATCATTTAAAAGACATGCCAGATTCCAAGGAAAATACGGAGAAAAACTGCAATGTTAAGAGCGTCGACAAAGAAGGAACGGGGGAGACATTCAACAATACTactgtacaaaaaaagattttaaagaaagagagaaattcaGGGAAATATATCGTCGTACAAGAAACATTAGCTCCGGATAAGGTAAAGAATGATCAAACGGAAGATAAAGCAAGTAAACTGAGACAATTtccaaataatattgataaatctgataataaaatattaagattcaAGGTAGATCAAGTGAAGCGCGACTTATTTAGTGACGAGGAGAACGATCACAAAACATCTTCGACTGTAAGTGCGAAAGATGACAAAACCAAGAAAATCGCTGACGCGGAAACTCAAAATGCTGATGAAGCTTCAGACAAGAAGGAGAACGCTAATGTTGAAAATCCCAAACAGGAATTATCGACCGTTCTTCAGTGTTTGCAATTGGTGCCTGCGTCCAAAAAGGAGCAATCGAACAATGGTAAAAATCAAACTGAAAAGCAACATAAAGAGCAGAGCGAACTTGAAAGCGACGGTGATGGTGAATCGCATCAAATGGTCGATGTTCATAATGGTATAAAAGCCGAGTATCACTTTGTGTATGACGACAGCGTACCgatgaaaaagagaagaaggagaTATAGCGCACATGAGTTACAGATTAAAATCAATCATGCCGATTTCTCGAATTCGAACCCCGTTGAGTGCATCAAGATAATGAAAGCTACCGAGTTGGAGGAAATATTTAATCGCCCGCCTAAGAAACGGACGGCGAGTAAAAAATCACGCACGAAGAATGAAAAAGTTTGCGAGACACCTAACTTCCAAGCAGATAAAGACgttcttaatttaaaagacGATACCACGAAACCCTTGGCTACGTCGTCTCCTATAGATGAACCATCAAGAGCTAAAACAAATAAGACGATTATTAAAACTGCTGCGGCAAACAAAACTAATAACAATACGCAATCTGATGCAAGGAAAAAGCAAAAACCGGATAAGCATCAGGAAAAAG TTACAGATACTACTACCAAAAGCCGGAAGAGAAAACTGTCAGAAGCAAGAGAAACGAAGccg gTTGAGAAGAAATGCACGACTGATCCGCAAATATTACTTAGTAACTTAGATGAAGTAGACCTGAATAAATTCTTGTCTACGGTTCATGGGCCTGAATAA